A window from Paludisphaera rhizosphaerae encodes these proteins:
- a CDS encoding glycosyltransferase family 39 protein, whose protein sequence is MLSLITPHNPSVGDAGSTFRWTPAAVLVLALTVRVAWGLSLPVVPLSDCMAYDLQAHNLANGVCYGFEASRPSAYWPVGTSAVYAALYTIFGFHYGPIVVMNILIGVATTWLVMATTRDWFGPRAALAAGLLTALWPGQIQFTTILASELLFNLFVLLAVYVEGRNAWPATARAVATGASLACASYIRPLALPLPALFWFRRLVDPQERRQGVASNTIEAAGVLLVMAVLIAPWTVRNYRTFGYPVLISTNGGANFWMGNNPESDGGYMPLPKWAEDISNEAEADRALKRAAWRFIMENPRVFFLGLFRKAFSTYSRESIGVAWNEDGLKQVFGAWILTPMKLVSALYFAGAMLAAFAGAYLARRGRSFLAWATLPPVMLWAFFAAIHIVIVGGDRYHYPSLPMIASLAGLGLVAQAVDRRSTKSDQTAVGSPTFLSALRSTSDAGRFGG, encoded by the coding sequence TTGCTAAGCTTGATAACCCCTCATAACCCATCCGTCGGCGACGCGGGTTCGACGTTCCGCTGGACCCCGGCCGCCGTCCTGGTTCTGGCCCTGACCGTTCGGGTCGCCTGGGGACTGAGCCTCCCGGTCGTCCCCCTGTCGGACTGCATGGCCTACGACCTTCAGGCCCACAACCTGGCGAACGGAGTCTGCTACGGGTTCGAAGCCTCCCGGCCCTCGGCCTACTGGCCGGTGGGGACCTCGGCGGTCTACGCCGCCCTGTACACGATCTTCGGCTTCCACTACGGGCCGATCGTGGTGATGAACATCCTGATCGGCGTCGCGACGACCTGGCTGGTCATGGCGACCACGCGCGACTGGTTCGGCCCCCGCGCCGCCCTGGCGGCGGGGCTGCTGACGGCGCTCTGGCCGGGTCAGATCCAGTTCACCACAATCCTGGCCAGCGAGCTGCTCTTCAACCTGTTCGTCCTGCTGGCCGTCTACGTGGAGGGCCGAAACGCCTGGCCGGCGACGGCGCGCGCCGTCGCGACCGGGGCGTCGCTCGCCTGCGCCAGCTACATCCGGCCCCTCGCCCTGCCGTTGCCGGCCCTGTTCTGGTTCCGCCGCCTGGTCGACCCGCAGGAGCGTCGCCAGGGGGTGGCCTCGAACACGATCGAGGCGGCCGGCGTGCTGCTCGTCATGGCCGTCCTGATCGCCCCCTGGACCGTTCGGAACTACCGGACGTTCGGCTACCCGGTGTTGATCTCAACCAACGGCGGGGCCAACTTCTGGATGGGGAACAACCCGGAGTCCGACGGAGGCTACATGCCGCTTCCGAAGTGGGCCGAGGACATCTCCAACGAGGCCGAGGCCGACCGAGCCCTGAAACGCGCAGCCTGGCGATTCATCATGGAGAATCCCAGGGTGTTCTTCCTGGGCCTCTTCCGTAAGGCCTTCTCGACGTACTCGCGAGAGAGCATCGGCGTGGCCTGGAACGAGGACGGGCTCAAACAGGTCTTCGGCGCGTGGATTCTCACCCCCATGAAGCTGGTCAGCGCCCTGTACTTCGCCGGGGCGATGCTCGCGGCCTTCGCCGGCGCCTACCTCGCCCGCCGAGGACGGAGCTTCCTGGCCTGGGCGACGCTTCCCCCGGTGATGCTCTGGGCCTTCTTCGCCGCCATCCACATCGTGATCGTGGGGGGGGACCGCTACCACTATCCCAGCCTCCCCATGATCGCCTCGCTGGCCGGGCTCGGACTCGTCGCCCAGGCCGTCGATCGCCGCTCGACGAAGTCCGACCAGACGGCGGTGGGATCGCCGACGTTCCTCTCGGCCCTGCGATCCACGTCCGACGCGGGCCGATTCGGCGGCTGA
- a CDS encoding serine/threonine-protein kinase produces MVNFDARDRLGGVDSATTATDAPRSVDARVVAAIEEYAALADGGAAPSRPEFLARHPSIAGPLGACLAGMDLVDAAARGLDPAVPPVAELGGYRLIREIGRGGMGVVYEAEQRELGRRVALKVLPASATTDPRQIQRFRIEAQAAALLQHPHIVPVFDVGADRGTRFYAMQLIEGRPLTRLIGELAEARRERPASSSSSARSRAREAARLGLQAAEALAHAHVMGVVHRDVKPGNLLIDGRGELWVADFGLARLHHEDAADLTQTGDLLGTLRYMSPEQVRAARGGVGPAADVYGLGATLYELLALRPAFDADDRQELVRRILNEDPPSPRRFDPALPRDLETIVLKAMEKEPAARYASAAAMADDLRRFLDDRPILARRPGLGDRLVKWSRRRRPFLIGGAAALIFALAAATAVLWASNRRTAAALLEEQLAIEYALGEFDLITRAAVENGGDGLAWTLQRAVAFYDRIPRMSDESHEVVPKALRQAAFCRDALGSPRARDDYRRAIALYERLAAERPEQVWLRTALISTLAEFARSPKAPADASEAVAAGRRALTLALAAADDPRTAAPCYATALAEAFDDVARPLALRSETAPDDLRAAARLASWAVEHVPGRAGSREILEQARSRLGDGGAG; encoded by the coding sequence GTGGTGAATTTCGACGCCCGTGATCGGTTGGGCGGCGTTGATTCGGCGACCACGGCGACGGACGCGCCCCGATCGGTCGATGCGCGGGTCGTCGCGGCGATCGAGGAATATGCGGCCCTGGCGGACGGGGGCGCCGCCCCGTCGCGGCCTGAATTCCTGGCGCGACACCCGTCGATCGCCGGCCCGCTGGGGGCGTGTCTGGCGGGGATGGACCTGGTGGACGCCGCGGCGCGGGGGCTCGATCCGGCCGTCCCTCCGGTCGCCGAGCTGGGCGGCTATCGCCTGATCCGCGAGATCGGCCGAGGGGGCATGGGGGTCGTTTACGAGGCCGAGCAGCGCGAGCTGGGCCGGCGCGTGGCGTTGAAGGTTCTCCCCGCATCGGCGACGACCGATCCCCGGCAGATCCAGCGGTTTCGGATCGAGGCCCAGGCCGCGGCGCTCTTGCAACACCCGCATATCGTCCCGGTGTTCGACGTCGGCGCCGACCGCGGCACGCGGTTCTACGCCATGCAGCTCATTGAGGGGAGGCCGCTCACCCGCCTGATCGGCGAGCTGGCCGAAGCGCGTCGCGAGCGCCCGGCCTCCTCCTCGTCTTCGGCCCGCTCGCGCGCCCGCGAGGCCGCCCGGTTGGGACTGCAAGCGGCCGAGGCCCTCGCCCACGCGCACGTCATGGGGGTGGTCCACCGCGACGTGAAGCCGGGCAACCTCCTGATCGACGGTCGCGGCGAGCTGTGGGTCGCCGACTTCGGCCTGGCCCGCCTCCACCACGAGGACGCCGCCGATTTGACCCAGACCGGCGATCTCCTGGGCACGCTCCGCTACATGAGCCCCGAACAGGTCCGCGCGGCCCGAGGAGGAGTCGGCCCGGCCGCCGACGTCTACGGCCTGGGCGCGACGCTCTACGAGCTGCTGGCCCTGCGCCCGGCGTTCGACGCCGACGACCGTCAGGAGCTGGTCCGGCGGATTCTCAACGAGGACCCGCCGTCCCCCCGACGGTTCGATCCGGCCCTTCCCCGCGACCTGGAGACGATCGTCCTGAAGGCGATGGAGAAGGAGCCCGCCGCGCGCTACGCCTCGGCCGCCGCGATGGCCGACGACCTCCGTCGGTTTCTTGACGACCGGCCGATCCTCGCCCGCCGTCCCGGGCTGGGCGACCGCCTGGTGAAGTGGTCGCGACGCCGCCGCCCGTTTCTCATCGGCGGGGCCGCGGCGCTGATTTTCGCCCTGGCCGCGGCGACGGCCGTCCTCTGGGCGTCCAACCGTCGCACGGCCGCCGCCCTGCTGGAAGAGCAGCTGGCCATCGAGTACGCCCTCGGCGAGTTCGACCTCATCACTCGCGCCGCGGTCGAGAATGGGGGAGACGGCCTCGCCTGGACGCTCCAGCGCGCGGTCGCCTTCTACGACCGCATCCCCAGGATGTCCGACGAATCCCACGAAGTCGTCCCCAAGGCTCTTCGCCAGGCCGCCTTCTGCCGCGACGCGCTGGGGTCTCCTCGGGCCCGCGACGACTACCGCCGCGCGATCGCCTTGTACGAACGACTCGCCGCTGAACGCCCGGAACAGGTCTGGCTGCGGACCGCCCTGATCTCCACGCTCGCCGAGTTCGCCCGCTCGCCGAAGGCCCCCGCCGACGCCTCCGAGGCCGTCGCGGCCGGTCGACGCGCGCTGACGCTCGCCCTCGCCGCGGCCGACGATCCGAGGACCGCCGCCCCCTGCTACGCGACGGCGCTGGCCGAGGCGTTCGACGACGTGGCGCGGCCGTTGGCGTTACGTTCCGAGACCGCCCCCGACGATTTGCGCGCCGCGGCCCGCCTCGCCTCCTGGGCGGTCGAACACGTCCCCGGCCGGGCCGGCTCGCGGGAGATTCTGGAACAAGCGCGGAGCCGCCTTGGCGACGGTGGAGCGGGCTGA
- a CDS encoding O-acetylhomoserine aminocarboxypropyltransferase/cysteine synthase family protein, with protein MKLETICLHGGTAPDPATLSRGVPIYRTSSYVFKSAEHAQNLFALKELGNIYTRLMNPTTDVLEKRVAMLEGAPAPAGLAVASGTAGIFYSIINLAQAGDNIVSARNLYGGTYTQFHDILPTLGIQAKFVDSNDPENFAKAIDGNTRALFCETVSNPALEVTDLEAVAKVAHAHGLPLVVDATFSTPYLTRPLDHGADVVVHSLTKWFGGHGTGIGGIVVDSGRFNWAAGKHPLFTTADTSYHGLRWGMDLPEPLAPLAYILRMRTVPLRNLGACIAPDNSWMFLQGIETLPLRMERHCENALAVAKHLSAHSKATWVRFPGLESDPMYDLNKKYLRGKGGSMVVFGIRGGAAAGSKFIDSLKLFSHLANVGDAKSLAIHPATTTHSQLDEAQQAEAGITPDLVRLSVGIEHIDDILADIDQALDAACS; from the coding sequence ATGAAACTCGAGACGATCTGCCTTCACGGCGGGACCGCACCTGATCCTGCCACCCTCTCGCGAGGGGTGCCGATCTACCGTACCAGTTCCTACGTCTTCAAGAGCGCCGAGCACGCCCAGAACCTCTTCGCGCTGAAGGAACTGGGCAACATCTACACTCGGTTGATGAACCCCACGACCGACGTGCTGGAGAAGCGCGTGGCGATGCTCGAGGGGGCCCCCGCTCCGGCGGGCCTGGCCGTCGCCTCGGGGACGGCGGGGATCTTCTACTCGATCATCAACCTGGCCCAGGCCGGCGACAACATCGTCTCCGCCCGGAACCTCTACGGCGGCACCTACACCCAGTTCCACGACATCCTGCCGACCCTGGGGATCCAGGCGAAGTTCGTCGACTCCAACGACCCCGAGAACTTCGCCAAGGCGATCGACGGCAACACGCGGGCTCTCTTCTGCGAGACCGTCTCCAACCCGGCGCTGGAGGTCACCGACCTGGAGGCCGTCGCCAAGGTCGCGCACGCTCACGGCCTGCCGCTGGTGGTCGACGCCACCTTCTCCACCCCGTATCTGACCCGTCCGCTGGATCACGGCGCGGACGTGGTGGTCCACTCGCTGACCAAGTGGTTCGGCGGCCACGGGACCGGGATCGGCGGCATCGTCGTCGATTCGGGTCGGTTCAACTGGGCGGCCGGCAAGCACCCGCTGTTCACCACGGCCGACACCAGCTACCACGGCCTGCGCTGGGGGATGGACCTCCCCGAGCCGCTGGCACCGTTGGCGTACATCCTCCGGATGCGGACGGTGCCGTTGCGGAACCTGGGCGCCTGCATCGCGCCGGACAACTCGTGGATGTTCCTCCAGGGGATTGAGACGCTTCCCCTGCGGATGGAGCGGCACTGCGAGAACGCCCTGGCCGTGGCCAAGCACCTTTCGGCCCACTCCAAGGCGACGTGGGTCCGCTTCCCGGGGCTTGAGTCCGACCCGATGTACGACCTGAACAAGAAGTACCTCCGGGGCAAGGGGGGCTCGATGGTCGTCTTCGGCATTCGCGGTGGGGCCGCGGCGGGGTCGAAGTTCATCGACTCGCTGAAGCTCTTCTCCCACCTGGCGAACGTCGGCGACGCCAAGAGCCTGGCCATCCACCCGGCCACCACGACCCACTCCCAGCTCGACGAGGCCCAGCAGGCCGAGGCCGGCATCACCCCCGACCTCGTCCGGCTGTCGGTCGGCATCGAGCACATCGACGACATCCTCGCCGACATCGACCAGGCGCTGGACGCCGCCTGCTCTTGA
- the metX gene encoding homoserine O-acetyltransferase MetX, with the protein MSQALAEIRTQFFEFDDPAAPLPLCVGPPLSRFTLAYEVYGRMNADKSNVVLLYHAMTGSQHAAGWNPDVPGTDGRWTDEMHEGWWDAFIGPGKALDTDRFCVVCANYLGGCYGSTGPASINPATDRPWGSSFPVLRMRDIVESQMKLLDYLGVDKLHAVVGPSLGGYLALLTAAIHPERVRFVLPITTGVDITIDQRILNFEQVTAIEADPNFHGGDYYDGARPDVGLALARRIAHKAFISPDALRMRARAEVVSHKPPHGWYEMNHPVESYMLHQGQKFVKRFDANSYLRILDAWQWFNLVKEADARDYVDLFRRCLGQEFLVFSIDNDHTFSRPNQEKLVRLLKMADVPVIWITVHSDKGHDAFLLEPRLFAPHIQEVLNHFEG; encoded by the coding sequence ATGAGCCAAGCTCTCGCCGAGATCCGCACGCAGTTCTTCGAGTTCGACGACCCCGCGGCCCCCCTGCCCTTGTGCGTGGGGCCGCCGTTGTCGCGATTCACGCTGGCGTACGAGGTCTACGGCCGGATGAACGCCGACAAATCGAACGTGGTGCTGCTGTACCACGCGATGACCGGCAGCCAGCACGCGGCCGGCTGGAATCCCGACGTCCCCGGCACCGACGGCCGCTGGACCGACGAGATGCACGAGGGCTGGTGGGACGCCTTCATCGGCCCCGGCAAGGCGCTCGACACCGACCGCTTCTGCGTCGTCTGCGCCAACTATCTCGGCGGCTGCTACGGCTCGACGGGCCCGGCCTCGATCAACCCGGCGACCGACCGGCCGTGGGGTTCGTCGTTCCCCGTCCTCCGGATGCGCGACATCGTCGAGTCGCAGATGAAGCTGCTGGACTATCTGGGCGTGGACAAGCTCCACGCGGTGGTCGGGCCTTCGCTGGGGGGATATCTCGCGCTCCTGACGGCGGCGATCCACCCGGAGCGGGTCCGGTTCGTGCTGCCGATCACGACGGGCGTCGACATCACGATCGACCAGCGGATCCTCAACTTCGAGCAGGTCACGGCCATCGAGGCCGACCCCAACTTCCACGGCGGCGACTACTACGACGGCGCTCGCCCCGACGTCGGCCTGGCGCTGGCGCGTCGGATCGCCCACAAGGCGTTCATCTCGCCCGACGCCCTGCGCATGCGCGCCCGCGCCGAGGTCGTCAGCCACAAGCCGCCCCACGGCTGGTACGAGATGAACCACCCGGTGGAGTCGTACATGCTCCACCAGGGCCAGAAGTTCGTGAAGCGGTTCGACGCCAACAGCTACCTGCGGATCCTCGACGCCTGGCAATGGTTCAACCTGGTCAAGGAAGCCGACGCGCGCGACTACGTCGACCTCTTCCGCCGCTGCCTGGGTCAGGAGTTCCTGGTCTTCAGCATCGACAACGACCACACCTTCAGCCGACCGAACCAGGAGAAGCTCGTCCGCCTCCTCAAGATGGCCGACGTCCCCGTCATCTGGATCACCGTCCACTCCGACAAGGGCCACGACGCCTTCTTGCTGGAACCCCGCCTCTTCGCCCCCCACATCCAGGAAGTGCTCAACCACTTCGAGGGATGA
- a CDS encoding DUF3806 domain-containing protein, with product MEQKITSPGQADLDHLAEQEATVLQLLRTRYPSAVLNHDEGDLNWLQRLVDDEVLAPRQTYELQCLGAVLGQVFATKTPLKWVVVEDEYGRDLALQYPNTSVIVFPTTMISKRVEDGRDVDVVPIYRTIAAQVEKLKDETEYKR from the coding sequence GTGGAACAGAAGATTACCAGCCCGGGCCAAGCCGACCTGGATCATCTGGCGGAACAAGAGGCTACAGTCCTCCAACTTCTCAGAACTCGCTATCCGAGCGCAGTGCTGAACCACGATGAAGGCGACCTGAATTGGCTTCAACGTCTGGTCGATGATGAGGTGCTCGCCCCGCGCCAGACGTACGAGTTGCAATGCCTGGGCGCGGTGCTCGGTCAGGTCTTCGCGACCAAGACGCCGCTCAAGTGGGTTGTTGTGGAAGACGAATACGGGCGAGATCTTGCCCTGCAATATCCGAACACGAGCGTAATCGTCTTTCCGACGACCATGATCTCGAAACGCGTCGAGGACGGGCGTGACGTCGATGTCGTACCAATCTATCGAACCATTGCAGCCCAGGTCGAGAAACTGAAGGACGAGACCGAGTACAAGCGCTGA
- a CDS encoding PIN domain-containing protein: protein MILDSNLIIYAARPEYPGLRRFIAAHSLAVSAVSVVEVLGYHKLSAADRAHFEAFFAAAEVLSLSDSVVPRAVAIRQTRKMSLGDALVAATALVFGRELLTHNIKDFAAVPGLVVSDPLANGDPE, encoded by the coding sequence ATGATCCTCGACAGCAATTTGATCATCTACGCCGCTCGACCTGAATACCCTGGGCTTCGTCGATTCATCGCCGCCCACTCTCTGGCAGTCTCGGCCGTCAGCGTCGTAGAGGTCCTGGGCTACCACAAACTCTCGGCCGCTGATCGGGCGCACTTCGAGGCGTTCTTCGCGGCGGCGGAGGTTCTGTCGTTGAGCGACTCAGTGGTGCCGCGGGCCGTCGCGATACGGCAGACTCGCAAGATGTCGCTGGGGGACGCGCTGGTCGCGGCGACGGCGCTGGTGTTCGGGCGGGAGTTGCTCACCCACAACATCAAGGACTTCGCGGCGGTGCCGGGACTCGTCGTATCAGACCCGCTCGCGAACGGCGACCCCGAGTGA
- a CDS encoding PIN domain-containing protein, giving the protein MFSSRLVVQECQAGDPQAAADRLAALAGILLLEQTSEAAVLAEALVRGVPLPERAAADALHIAIAAVHGMDYLLTWNCTHIANVILRPRIEASCRESGFEAPLICTPEELPAGGPSDD; this is encoded by the coding sequence TTGTTTTCGTCGCGCCTGGTCGTGCAGGAATGTCAGGCGGGCGACCCGCAAGCCGCGGCGGATCGCCTGGCGGCGCTAGCCGGCATCCTCCTCCTGGAGCAGACCTCCGAAGCAGCCGTCTTGGCCGAGGCGCTTGTGCGAGGAGTGCCGCTGCCGGAGCGGGCTGCGGCGGACGCCTTGCACATCGCGATCGCGGCTGTGCATGGCATGGATTATCTCCTCACCTGGAACTGCACCCATATCGCCAACGTGATCCTGCGGCCACGGATCGAGGCGAGCTGCCGGGAGAGCGGTTTCGAAGCGCCGCTGATTTGCACGCCCGAGGAATTGCCGGCCGGAGGGCCCAGCGATGACTGA
- a CDS encoding aspartyl protease family protein yields MTIAAEPYPFVERDTSLGAASLAPMLPMTLIGPNPVAVSGLLDTGATVNVLPYSIGEQLGAVWEQQATPVTLSGNLATCEARALVATVQVGKFPPVRLIFAWARTDAVPVLLGQVNFFMEFDDCFFRSRSLFEIRPKTPVA; encoded by the coding sequence GTGACGATCGCCGCGGAGCCGTATCCGTTCGTCGAGCGGGATACGAGCCTGGGCGCGGCCAGTCTGGCGCCGATGCTTCCCATGACGTTGATCGGGCCGAACCCGGTCGCTGTGTCGGGCCTTCTGGACACCGGCGCGACCGTCAATGTGTTGCCCTATTCGATCGGCGAGCAACTCGGCGCGGTCTGGGAGCAGCAGGCGACGCCCGTAACACTGAGCGGCAATCTCGCGACGTGCGAAGCCAGGGCGCTGGTCGCGACCGTCCAGGTCGGGAAGTTCCCCCCGGTTCGGCTCATCTTCGCCTGGGCTCGAACTGATGCCGTCCCCGTGCTCCTGGGACAGGTCAACTTCTTCATGGAGTTCGACGACTGCTTCTTTCGGTCCCGCTCGCTATTCGAGATCCGCCCGAAGACGCCCGTCGCGTAA
- a CDS encoding DUF6882 domain-containing protein — MGLFDQVFGRGKQKVAYPADLQPQIEKATAGLQALTAAHDGMWQIGQAAWSVDQSEGTIVFTSPKGMIATAPVQFVGSYNTQDGTWLWGWANPSIEASLTEHARKVRSYGEEHGYDVLTRPKLECPENQC, encoded by the coding sequence ATGGGTCTTTTCGATCAGGTCTTTGGTCGCGGGAAGCAGAAGGTCGCCTATCCGGCGGATCTCCAACCTCAGATCGAAAAGGCGACGGCCGGGTTGCAAGCCCTGACGGCCGCCCATGACGGGATGTGGCAGATCGGGCAGGCCGCCTGGAGCGTCGATCAAAGCGAGGGGACGATCGTCTTCACCTCGCCAAAGGGGATGATCGCCACGGCTCCGGTGCAGTTTGTCGGCAGCTACAACACCCAGGATGGGACCTGGCTATGGGGCTGGGCCAATCCTTCGATCGAGGCGTCGTTGACCGAGCATGCCCGGAAAGTTCGATCCTACGGGGAAGAACACGGCTACGATGTGCTCACGAGGCCGAAGCTGGAGTGCCCGGAAAATCAGTGCTGA
- a CDS encoding SRPBCC family protein gives MASTQRLQWEVDGVVNASLEATWAALDDLSLIPKYHPVVRQVEFLSGVGRREPGVEYKCIIPTGPQRGWCVEKVIDHVPFRRSTVAFTADSWGLSRLIDDFLTEIIVEPAEGSRTHVVLRGFYNPKGWRGAILNALMIRRTMKNRARDTIRGFQGLMKDKGGTQERSH, from the coding sequence ATGGCATCGACTCAACGGCTTCAATGGGAGGTGGACGGGGTCGTGAACGCGTCGCTTGAAGCGACGTGGGCGGCCCTCGACGATCTCTCGCTCATCCCCAAGTATCATCCCGTCGTCCGTCAGGTCGAGTTCCTGTCCGGCGTCGGCCGGCGCGAGCCTGGCGTGGAATACAAGTGCATCATCCCGACAGGCCCGCAACGGGGCTGGTGCGTCGAGAAGGTGATCGACCACGTCCCATTCCGGCGATCCACGGTCGCGTTCACGGCCGACTCCTGGGGGCTGAGTCGACTGATCGATGACTTCCTGACGGAGATCATCGTCGAACCTGCGGAAGGATCGCGGACGCACGTCGTCCTCCGGGGTTTCTACAACCCGAAGGGATGGCGCGGCGCCATCCTGAACGCCCTGATGATCCGACGGACCATGAAGAACCGCGCCAGGGACACGATCCGCGGATTCCAGGGGCTGATGAAGGACAAGGGCGGGACGCAAGAGCGCTCCCATTGA
- a CDS encoding HAD-IA family hydrolase, producing the protein MFRIAFFDLGETLIHDMTPFPGSIQALQAIGQLDTESGQRLTLGLVSDFLAAGPPVNEATISAREEQYRGILAATGLAGFFEPFAKRVTLSTRAGVNKPDRRIFELALERSGVEAQLSECAFVTETIAHLEQSRAFGMTAIRFGAGPGITPAFSDWGDAPALFARLLGRQDPG; encoded by the coding sequence ATGTTCAGGATTGCATTTTTCGATCTGGGCGAGACGCTAATCCACGACATGACCCCGTTTCCGGGCTCGATCCAGGCGCTTCAGGCGATCGGCCAGCTTGACACCGAGAGCGGACAACGGTTAACCCTCGGCCTCGTCTCCGATTTCCTCGCCGCCGGTCCGCCCGTGAACGAGGCGACGATCTCCGCCAGGGAGGAGCAGTATCGGGGCATCCTCGCGGCGACCGGTTTGGCCGGCTTCTTCGAGCCGTTCGCGAAGCGCGTGACGCTCTCGACCAGGGCGGGCGTGAACAAGCCCGACCGCCGCATTTTCGAACTGGCGCTCGAACGATCGGGCGTCGAGGCGCAGCTATCCGAGTGCGCGTTCGTGACCGAGACGATCGCACACCTTGAGCAATCCAGGGCGTTCGGAATGACCGCCATTCGGTTCGGAGCCGGACCGGGGATCACCCCAGCGTTCTCGGACTGGGGAGATGCGCCCGCCCTCTTCGCACGCCTCTTGGGTCGCCAGGATCCAGGCTGA